In Burkholderia sp. GAS332, one DNA window encodes the following:
- a CDS encoding adenosylcobinamide kinase /adenosylcobinamide-phosphate guanylyltransferase, with amino-acid sequence MIPRDLTFVLGGARSGKSVHAEQLANDSALPVTYIATARTADDAEFSARIAHHRERRPAHWALHEADVDLAAAVTQIDTPGHCMLIDCLTLWLANLLCPPDGDGLPVDHYQAHFAAFEAALLNAKGKIIVVSNEIGLGVVPLGAETRLYVDELGRLNQRVAALSTHVTMMVAGLPLTLKTAGRA; translated from the coding sequence ATGATTCCCCGCGACCTCACTTTCGTTCTCGGCGGCGCCCGTTCGGGCAAGAGCGTGCACGCCGAACAACTGGCGAACGACAGCGCCCTCCCCGTCACGTACATCGCCACCGCGCGCACGGCCGACGACGCCGAGTTCAGCGCGCGCATCGCGCATCATCGCGAGCGGCGTCCGGCGCATTGGGCTTTGCACGAAGCGGACGTCGATCTGGCCGCCGCCGTGACGCAAATCGACACGCCCGGCCATTGCATGCTGATCGACTGCCTGACGCTGTGGCTCGCCAACCTGCTGTGCCCACCCGACGGCGACGGTTTGCCGGTCGATCATTATCAAGCGCACTTTGCCGCGTTCGAAGCGGCGCTCCTCAACGCCAAAGGCAAGATCATCGTGGTCAGTAATGAAATCGGCCTGGGCGTGGTGCCGCTCGGCGCGGAAACGCGGCTCTATGTCGACGAACTCGGGCGGCTCAATCAGCGCGTCGCCGCGTTGAGCACGCACGTCACCATGATGGTCGCGGGCTTGCCGCTCACCTTGAAAACAGCAGGCCGCGCGTGA
- a CDS encoding Fic/DOC family protein, translating into MNSSGIKQELDLIEQLIAASAEGRGVRALAAALATRRHPMQRRTLQRRLDVLLEAGRIIAEGAGRAVAYKQASASSAVVSPTQVVIGASTSGEAYVPVSSAGLEVRAEVNRPLHERRPVGYNRAFLERYRPNQDAYLSQAQRTRLHEWGRTSADGRPAGTYARDIMSRLLIDLSWASSRLEGNTYTRLDTVRLIEQGHIAEGKDAQETQMILNHKAAIEMIVESAEEVGFNRFTVLNLHAILSDNLMSDPFASGRLRVREVEISGTVFFPLAVPQQIAECFDAVLNKAAQIDDPFEQAFFSMVHLPYLQPFEDVNKRVSRLTANIPLIRQNLCPLSFIDVPEKAYVDGTLGVYEANRVELLRDVFIWAYERSCQRYLAIRQSIGEPDAFRLKYRNALIQVVQEVIRGGLAGTRGEIEALAQNLVAAGDMSSFVDAIQSDLDQLYLGNVARYRLRLSEFEQWPFKRADAVSR; encoded by the coding sequence ATGAACAGCAGCGGCATCAAGCAGGAATTGGATCTGATCGAGCAACTCATCGCAGCAAGCGCTGAGGGGCGGGGCGTTCGTGCGCTTGCTGCGGCACTTGCCACGCGCCGCCACCCCATGCAGCGCCGCACGCTGCAACGTCGTCTCGACGTGCTGCTCGAGGCTGGCCGGATCATCGCGGAAGGTGCCGGCCGGGCAGTGGCGTACAAGCAGGCGTCCGCTTCCAGCGCAGTTGTTTCCCCCACCCAGGTTGTCATCGGCGCAAGCACGTCCGGTGAGGCCTACGTGCCCGTGTCGAGCGCGGGCCTCGAGGTGCGCGCGGAAGTGAACAGGCCACTGCACGAGCGCCGACCGGTCGGCTATAACCGCGCGTTTCTCGAACGCTATCGTCCGAATCAGGACGCGTATTTATCGCAAGCGCAGCGTACACGTCTGCATGAGTGGGGCCGCACGTCGGCGGATGGTCGGCCGGCCGGTACTTACGCGCGCGACATCATGAGCCGGCTTCTGATTGATTTGTCGTGGGCGTCGTCACGGCTCGAGGGCAATACCTACACGCGGCTCGACACCGTACGGCTGATCGAGCAAGGGCACATTGCGGAAGGCAAGGACGCCCAGGAAACGCAGATGATCCTCAATCACAAGGCCGCGATCGAAATGATTGTCGAGAGCGCCGAAGAGGTGGGTTTCAACCGGTTCACCGTGCTGAACCTTCACGCGATTCTTTCCGACAACCTGATGTCCGACCCGTTCGCCAGCGGCCGTTTGCGCGTGCGCGAAGTGGAGATCAGCGGCACCGTATTTTTCCCGCTCGCCGTGCCTCAGCAGATCGCGGAATGTTTCGATGCGGTGTTGAACAAGGCCGCGCAGATCGACGACCCCTTCGAGCAGGCTTTCTTCAGCATGGTGCACCTGCCGTATCTGCAGCCGTTCGAAGACGTCAACAAACGGGTATCACGTCTGACCGCGAATATTCCGCTGATCCGGCAGAATCTGTGTCCGCTGTCGTTTATCGACGTTCCCGAAAAGGCCTACGTCGACGGCACGCTCGGTGTGTATGAGGCCAATCGCGTCGAGTTGTTGCGCGATGTCTTCATCTGGGCGTACGAGCGTTCGTGTCAGCGTTATCTTGCGATTCGACAATCGATCGGCGAGCCGGATGCGTTTCGCCTCAAGTATCGCAATGCGTTGATACAGGTGGTGCAGGAGGTGATTCGCGGCGGCCTTGCTGGCACGCGCGGCGAGATCGAAGCGCTCGCACAGAATCTGGTGGCTGCGGGCGATATGTCCTCGTTCGTCGACGCGATCCAGTCCGATCTCGATCAACTTTATCTGGGCAATGTCGCGCGATATCGGTTGCGGCTTTCCGAATTCGAGCAGTGGCCGTTCAAGCGGGCAGACGCCGTCTCACGTTAA
- a CDS encoding iron complex transport system ATP-binding protein: MMNAHNASHPALSAQRLTLRAGMRTLLDAFTHTFYAGEIWCIAGPNGAGKTTLLSTLAGLAQPSAGHVELDGVRLADWQPLPLAQRRALMPQSAADAFSASVLDIVMLNRFPHLTGWGWEGEADRAAAHAALDGLGLTAFAARDVLSLSGGERQRVALAAVLCQEAPLLLLDEPLSHLDLHHQIDCLEALTAWTRAPRRTVMFSCHDLNLARRFATHALLLDGNGGAYAGPVHDVLTPTLTSRAFGYPLILIRDGEYEALIPAPRSRHESPAADDTPAG; encoded by the coding sequence ATGATGAACGCACACAACGCCTCGCATCCTGCGCTCAGCGCGCAACGCCTGACCTTGCGTGCGGGCATGCGCACCTTGCTCGACGCATTCACGCATACATTCTATGCAGGCGAGATCTGGTGTATCGCTGGGCCCAACGGTGCTGGCAAGACGACGTTGCTCTCCACGCTCGCCGGTTTGGCGCAACCGTCGGCGGGGCATGTCGAACTCGACGGCGTGCGTCTTGCCGACTGGCAGCCGTTGCCGCTCGCGCAGCGTCGCGCGCTGATGCCGCAAAGCGCTGCGGACGCGTTCAGCGCGAGCGTGCTCGACATCGTGATGCTGAACCGCTTCCCGCATCTGACCGGCTGGGGGTGGGAGGGCGAGGCCGATCGCGCTGCCGCGCATGCCGCGTTGGATGGTTTGGGTCTCACCGCCTTCGCTGCGCGCGACGTGCTGTCGCTGTCGGGTGGCGAACGTCAACGTGTCGCGCTGGCGGCGGTATTGTGCCAGGAGGCGCCGCTGTTGCTGCTTGACGAACCGCTCTCGCATCTGGATCTGCATCACCAGATCGACTGTCTCGAAGCGCTGACCGCCTGGACGCGCGCGCCTCGGCGTACAGTGATGTTTTCGTGCCATGACCTGAACCTCGCGCGCCGCTTTGCGACGCATGCGCTGCTGCTCGACGGCAACGGCGGCGCGTATGCTGGACCGGTGCACGACGTGCTAACGCCTACGCTGACGAGCCGCGCGTTTGGCTATCCGCTGATTCTGATTCGCGACGGCGAGTATGAGGCGCTGATTCCCGCGCCGCGCTCGCGTCACGAATCGCCTGCGGCTGATGACACACCGGCAGGCTAA
- a CDS encoding adenosylcobinamide-phosphate synthase yields MLSLPLTVTLATAGVAVDRWLGEPRTAHPLVGFGTWAMRLEKRYNTGRRLRLKGLLAWALAVMPPVLIAWWLVAVLPFFAACAVHVVLLWFALGARSLHDHIAPIAEALTQRDLPQARLLTARIVSRETAHADEAALSRAAVESALENGNDAIFGALFWFAIAGGPGALGFRLANTLDAMWGYRTPRYLRFGWAAARIDDVLNWIPARLTAASYALLGDTRTALHCWREQAPRWDSPNAGPVMASGAGSLNVLIGGPAVYHGTLEHRPTLGFGHPAKASHVTAALMLVERTVILWLAVLIVLALLSVPFHG; encoded by the coding sequence ATGCTGTCGCTTCCTCTGACTGTTACCCTGGCAACGGCGGGCGTCGCCGTCGACCGCTGGCTCGGTGAGCCGCGCACCGCCCATCCGCTGGTCGGGTTCGGCACATGGGCGATGCGCCTCGAAAAGCGCTACAACACCGGCCGGCGCTTGCGGCTCAAAGGGCTGCTCGCGTGGGCGCTGGCCGTCATGCCGCCGGTGCTGATCGCCTGGTGGCTCGTCGCCGTGCTGCCATTTTTTGCAGCCTGCGCGGTGCATGTCGTGTTGCTGTGGTTCGCGCTCGGCGCACGCAGTCTGCACGATCACATTGCGCCGATCGCAGAGGCGTTGACGCAACGCGATCTCCCACAAGCGCGTTTGCTGACCGCACGCATCGTATCGCGCGAAACGGCTCACGCCGACGAAGCGGCACTATCGCGGGCGGCCGTCGAATCGGCGCTCGAAAACGGCAACGACGCGATCTTCGGCGCGCTGTTCTGGTTCGCGATCGCGGGCGGTCCGGGCGCGCTGGGGTTTCGTCTGGCCAACACGCTCGATGCCATGTGGGGCTACCGCACGCCGCGCTACTTGCGTTTCGGCTGGGCCGCCGCGCGCATCGACGACGTGCTCAACTGGATTCCCGCGCGCCTCACCGCGGCAAGTTACGCGTTGCTCGGCGACACGCGCACCGCGCTGCATTGCTGGCGTGAACAGGCGCCGCGTTGGGATAGTCCGAACGCCGGGCCGGTCATGGCTTCAGGCGCCGGTAGTCTGAACGTATTGATCGGCGGCCCCGCGGTTTATCACGGCACGCTCGAACACCGGCCGACGCTAGGCTTCGGACACCCCGCGAAGGCCAGCCATGTCACGGCGGCGTTGATGCTGGTCGAGCGCACGGTCATTCTCTGGCTGGCGGTGCTGATCGTGCTGGCTTTGCTGAGTGTGCCCTTTCATGGTTGA
- a CDS encoding cobalamin-5'-phosphate synthase, translating into MNPLAELRYFFTALGYFTRVPVPRWVGYEPHYLNAAARYFPLVGLLIGGLSALVYLAALHVFPAGVAVLLSMAASLLVTGAFHEDGLADCVDAFGGAYTREDVLRIMHDSRIGAFGAIALVIALALKWQTLSALPPMRAASLMIAAHAASRVFAISYLATLDYVRAEGKAKPVAQRLSGPALLCAAVFGLPLLLWPNGLDSPNWRFACVTLAVLLALRFALGRYFVRRIGGYTGDCLGFAQQIFELSIYLVGLAWISS; encoded by the coding sequence ATGAACCCGCTCGCGGAGCTGCGCTATTTCTTCACGGCCCTAGGTTATTTCACGCGCGTGCCGGTGCCGCGTTGGGTCGGCTATGAGCCGCACTATCTGAATGCGGCGGCGCGTTATTTTCCGCTCGTCGGTCTATTGATCGGCGGATTGAGCGCACTGGTTTATCTCGCGGCGTTGCATGTCTTCCCCGCGGGTGTTGCGGTGCTGCTGTCGATGGCTGCGTCGCTTCTCGTGACCGGTGCGTTTCACGAGGACGGCCTCGCCGATTGCGTCGATGCGTTCGGTGGCGCCTATACGCGCGAGGACGTGTTGCGCATCATGCACGATTCGCGCATCGGTGCTTTCGGCGCCATCGCGCTCGTGATCGCGCTAGCACTGAAGTGGCAAACGCTCTCTGCATTGCCGCCGATGCGCGCCGCAAGTCTGATGATTGCGGCGCATGCGGCAAGCCGTGTATTTGCGATCAGCTATCTGGCTACGCTCGACTATGTGCGCGCCGAAGGTAAAGCCAAGCCGGTCGCGCAGCGCTTGAGTGGTCCCGCGTTGCTGTGCGCCGCGGTGTTCGGTTTGCCGTTGTTGCTCTGGCCGAACGGGCTGGATTCGCCGAATTGGCGTTTCGCGTGCGTGACGCTCGCCGTATTGCTGGCACTGCGCTTTGCATTGGGCCGCTATTTCGTCAGACGCATCGGTGGCTACACCGGCGACTGCCTCGGCTTCGCGCAACAGATCTTTGAACTGAGCATCTACCTCGTGGGGCTCGCATGGATATCGTCCTGA
- a CDS encoding adenosylcobyric acid synthase (glutamine-hydrolysing): protein MTATSTLHDALPVPRGTLMIQGTTSDAGKSTLVAGLCRLARRAGVRVAPFKPQNMALNSAVTVDGGEIGRAQALQAVAAGIAAHTDLNPVLLKPTSDRGAQVIIHGKARMNLDARAYHDYKPVAFEAVLESYARLQAAYDTIFVEGAGSPAEINLRDRDIANMGFAEAVDCPVVLVADIDRGGVFAHLTGTLACLSASEQARVRGFIINRFRGDISLLKPGLDWLEAKTGKPVLGVVPYLHGLTLDAEDMLPPQLRAAHSGDTGRMLRVVVPVLPHISNHTDFDALRAHPQVDFHYVRSGTPPPPADLIILPGSKNVPGDLAFLRAQGWDAVLQRHLRYGGRVIGICGGMQMLGREVADPHGVEGAPGTSAGLGWLDYSTVLTREKTLKNVTGRLALPGSPEVSGYEIHMGETQGPALNSPALQLGATGEAYPDGAISADGQILATYVHGLFDTPAACAALLAWAGLSDAETIDYPALREASLERLADTLAEHLDLSKLFAAIG from the coding sequence GTGACTGCCACTTCGACCCTGCATGACGCCCTACCTGTGCCGCGCGGCACGCTGATGATTCAGGGCACTACGTCCGATGCGGGCAAGAGCACGCTCGTCGCGGGTTTGTGCCGCCTCGCGCGCCGCGCCGGCGTACGGGTCGCGCCATTCAAGCCGCAGAACATGGCGCTCAATAGCGCGGTGACGGTCGATGGCGGCGAGATCGGCCGCGCGCAGGCCTTGCAGGCGGTGGCCGCGGGCATCGCCGCGCACACCGATCTGAACCCCGTGCTGCTCAAACCGACGAGCGATCGTGGTGCGCAAGTGATCATCCACGGCAAGGCGCGCATGAATCTCGATGCACGCGCGTATCACGACTACAAGCCGGTCGCGTTCGAGGCTGTGCTGGAATCGTATGCGCGTTTGCAAGCGGCGTACGACACGATTTTTGTCGAAGGCGCAGGGAGTCCCGCCGAGATCAATCTGCGCGACCGCGATATCGCCAACATGGGTTTCGCCGAAGCGGTCGACTGTCCGGTCGTGCTGGTGGCCGACATCGACCGCGGCGGGGTGTTCGCGCATCTGACCGGTACGCTCGCCTGTCTGTCGGCCAGCGAGCAGGCGCGTGTGCGTGGTTTCATCATCAACCGTTTTCGCGGCGACATCAGTTTGCTCAAGCCCGGCCTCGACTGGCTCGAAGCGAAGACCGGCAAGCCGGTGCTTGGCGTGGTGCCCTACCTGCACGGCCTGACGCTCGACGCCGAAGACATGCTGCCGCCCCAACTGCGCGCCGCGCACAGCGGTGATACGGGGCGGATGTTGCGAGTGGTCGTGCCGGTGTTGCCCCACATCAGCAATCACACCGATTTCGATGCGCTGCGCGCGCATCCGCAGGTCGACTTTCATTACGTGCGAAGCGGCACGCCGCCTCCGCCGGCCGATCTGATCATCCTGCCGGGCTCGAAGAATGTGCCGGGCGATCTGGCCTTTCTGCGCGCGCAAGGCTGGGATGCGGTGCTGCAACGGCATCTACGCTACGGTGGCCGGGTTATCGGGATTTGCGGCGGCATGCAGATGCTCGGACGTGAAGTGGCCGATCCGCACGGCGTGGAAGGGGCGCCTGGAACGAGCGCGGGCCTCGGCTGGCTCGATTATTCGACGGTGCTGACGCGCGAAAAAACGCTCAAGAACGTGACGGGGCGTCTCGCATTGCCCGGTTCACCCGAGGTCTCAGGCTACGAGATTCACATGGGCGAGACACAAGGTCCGGCGCTCAACTCGCCTGCGCTGCAATTGGGCGCTACGGGTGAGGCTTATCCCGACGGTGCGATCTCGGCCGATGGCCAGATCCTCGCCACCTACGTGCACGGTCTGTTCGACACGCCGGCCGCGTGCGCCGCACTGCTGGCGTGGGCGGGTTTAAGCGACGCCGAGACAATCGACTACCCGGCGCTGCGTGAGGCGTCGCTGGAACGCCTCGCCGACACACTCGCCGAGCACCTCGATCTCTCAAAGCTCTTTGCTGCAATTGGCTGA
- a CDS encoding alpha-ribazole phosphatase: MDIVLIRHPAVALDAGVCYGHSDVALAEDAEISASALALKLATLQVPPPRVLMSSPLTRCATLAAVMANDFGCALSHDDRLKEMDFGDWEQQRWDAIDRELLDDWAANFEHARAHGGESVAQFVARVRAWFDAFAQTRELSPAYVVTHAGVMRVIASLVLDVPLERCLRWSLEMAGVVWLRRDEAQQQWALVRWNA, translated from the coding sequence ATGGATATCGTCCTGATTCGTCATCCGGCCGTCGCGCTCGATGCGGGCGTGTGTTATGGCCACAGCGACGTGGCGCTTGCCGAGGACGCCGAGATATCGGCAAGTGCCCTTGCACTGAAACTGGCAACCTTGCAGGTCCCGCCGCCGCGTGTGTTGATGTCGAGCCCGCTGACACGTTGCGCGACGCTGGCTGCGGTCATGGCGAACGATTTCGGCTGTGCGCTCAGCCATGACGATCGGCTGAAGGAAATGGACTTCGGCGATTGGGAGCAGCAGCGCTGGGACGCGATCGATCGCGAGCTGCTCGACGACTGGGCAGCCAACTTCGAACACGCCCGTGCGCATGGCGGCGAGAGCGTCGCGCAATTCGTCGCGCGGGTGCGGGCGTGGTTCGACGCGTTCGCGCAAACGCGCGAGTTGTCGCCGGCGTATGTCGTCACGCATGCCGGTGTCATGCGGGTGATCGCTTCGCTGGTGCTGGACGTGCCGCTGGAACGTTGTCTGCGGTGGTCGCTGGAGATGGCCGGGGTTGTGTGGTTGCGCAGGGATGAGGCGCAGCAGCAGTGGGCGCTGGTGAGGTGGAATGCGTGA
- a CDS encoding iron complex transport system substrate-binding protein, with translation MIRFSRFAIAAALFASAVHAYAAITVTDDSGATVTLPAPAQRVISLAPHVTELLYATGGGAKMVGAVSYSDYPAEAKQLPRVGDNKALDLERIVALKPDLIVVWRHGNAQRQLDRLREMHVPLFFSEPHHLDDIAVSLTKLGQLLGTSPTADAAAAAYRRDIAQLRTQYASRPPVSVFYQVWDQPLMTLNGEHMVSDVIALCGGRNVFAKLEPLVPTVSTEAVLAANPEAIFTAAPGATKPDTTLPQLDTWRAWPSLKAVANNNLFAIDGDLINRPAPRIAQGAKQMCEDLDLARSRRKTGAQ, from the coding sequence ATGATTCGATTTTCACGCTTCGCCATCGCCGCAGCACTTTTCGCGAGCGCGGTGCATGCGTACGCCGCGATCACCGTCACCGACGACTCCGGCGCAACAGTCACACTGCCTGCGCCCGCACAGCGCGTCATTAGTCTCGCGCCGCATGTGACCGAGCTGCTGTATGCCACGGGCGGTGGCGCGAAAATGGTTGGCGCTGTGTCCTACAGCGACTATCCGGCTGAAGCGAAGCAACTGCCGCGCGTCGGCGACAACAAGGCGCTCGACCTCGAACGGATCGTCGCGTTGAAGCCCGACCTGATCGTCGTGTGGCGGCATGGCAATGCGCAGCGCCAGCTTGATCGCCTGCGCGAGATGCATGTGCCGCTGTTCTTCAGCGAACCGCATCATCTCGACGATATTGCCGTGTCGCTGACGAAGCTCGGGCAATTGCTCGGCACCTCGCCGACCGCCGACGCGGCGGCGGCGGCCTATCGTCGGGACATCGCACAACTGCGCACGCAGTATGCGAGCCGGCCGCCTGTCAGTGTGTTCTATCAGGTGTGGGATCAACCGTTGATGACGCTCAACGGCGAACATATGGTCAGCGATGTGATTGCGCTGTGCGGCGGCCGCAATGTGTTTGCGAAACTCGAACCGCTGGTGCCGACCGTTTCGACTGAAGCGGTGCTCGCAGCGAATCCGGAAGCGATCTTCACCGCCGCGCCCGGCGCGACCAAACCGGACACGACCCTGCCGCAACTCGACACATGGCGCGCGTGGCCGAGTCTGAAGGCGGTGGCGAACAACAATCTGTTCGCCATCGACGGCGATCTGATCAACCGGCCGGCGCCACGTATTGCGCAAGGGGCGAAGCAAATGTGCGAAGACCTAGACCTGGCGCGTTCGCGGAGGAAGACCGGCGCGCAATGA
- a CDS encoding L-threonine O-3-phosphate decarboxylase: MVDRTAGHRAEPGTALNAVVHGGNLHEAAERYGIPYAQWLDLSTGINPHGYPVPPVPADVWRRLPDDGDGFAARAARYYGAPDAAHVLPVAGSQAAIRALPSLLPRARVGIAPLTYSEYGPAFERAGHEVVPLDVSWDTLPDVLTHVVVVNPNNPTAEHLSAGKLLHWHAQLTARGGTLLVDEAFADAMPSASLAASTHLDGLIVLRSPGKFFGLAGVRAGFVLGAPAWLDALRHTLGAWTVSGPARHAVKAAFEDDVWQQQMRTRLDAESARLVSLLHAQGFATHSTPLFAWTGDARAAALHEALARRGVWTRLFTASGSVRFGLPASDAEWARFEASLRETIR, encoded by the coding sequence ATGGTTGATCGAACGGCGGGTCACCGGGCTGAACCCGGCACCGCGCTCAACGCCGTGGTCCATGGCGGCAATCTGCACGAGGCGGCTGAGCGTTACGGCATTCCGTACGCGCAATGGCTCGACCTGTCGACGGGGATCAATCCGCACGGTTATCCGGTGCCGCCGGTTCCCGCCGATGTCTGGCGCCGTCTGCCCGACGACGGCGACGGTTTTGCGGCCCGTGCCGCCCGTTACTATGGCGCGCCCGATGCCGCGCACGTTCTGCCCGTAGCGGGAAGCCAGGCGGCGATTCGCGCGCTGCCCTCGCTGCTGCCACGAGCCCGGGTTGGCATCGCGCCGCTCACGTACAGCGAATATGGTCCTGCATTCGAACGGGCAGGACACGAAGTCGTGCCACTGGATGTCTCCTGGGACACCTTGCCCGACGTGCTCACCCATGTAGTCGTCGTGAATCCTAACAATCCGACTGCGGAGCATCTGAGCGCCGGCAAGCTGCTGCACTGGCATGCGCAACTCACCGCGCGCGGCGGCACGCTGCTGGTCGACGAAGCCTTCGCCGATGCGATGCCTTCGGCGTCGCTCGCGGCAAGCACCCATCTCGATGGGTTGATCGTGTTACGTTCGCCGGGGAAATTCTTCGGGCTCGCCGGCGTGCGCGCGGGCTTCGTACTCGGTGCGCCGGCCTGGCTCGACGCATTGCGGCATACGCTCGGCGCGTGGACGGTCAGCGGACCGGCTCGCCATGCCGTCAAAGCCGCGTTCGAAGACGACGTGTGGCAACAGCAGATGCGTACCCGGCTCGACGCCGAAAGCGCCCGTCTGGTGAGTCTGTTGCATGCACAAGGTTTCGCCACACACAGCACGCCGCTCTTCGCGTGGACCGGCGATGCTCGCGCCGCCGCTCTGCATGAAGCATTGGCGCGACGCGGCGTGTGGACACGGCTATTCACGGCGTCAGGCAGCGTGCGTTTCGGGCTGCCTGCGAGCGATGCGGAATGGGCGCGCTTCGAAGCGAGTTTGCGCGAGACTATTCGATGA
- a CDS encoding nicotinate-nucleotide-dimethylbenzimidazole phosphoribosyltransferase — MTSLPALQGLTEVEPLDLTLRAELQHIIDTKTKPPGSLGRLETLARQMGLIQRTTHPTVERPAMIVFAGDHGIAQEGVSPYPQAVTAQMAANFLAGGAAINALSRVSGVELEVVNSGIATPLPSTEGLIDIPVAAGTRNFAHEPAMTHEQALAAMQAGAARVRYHASLGTNVIGFGEMGIANTSSAACLMSRLCGVPIDECVGRGTGLDNAGLAKKRNVLASALAHHAVSNDPLAVLATFGGFEIAMMTGAYLAAAQARMTILVDGFIATAALLVADAFAPNVREYCVFAHASNEAGHRRMLDHFGALPLLSLDMRLGEGTGAALAVPLLRAAVAFVNEMASFESAGVANRDA; from the coding sequence ATGACTTCTTTACCAGCTTTGCAGGGATTGACCGAAGTCGAACCGCTGGATCTCACGCTGCGTGCCGAACTGCAACACATCATCGATACCAAGACCAAGCCGCCCGGCAGTCTTGGGCGGCTCGAGACGCTCGCGCGCCAGATGGGGTTGATCCAGCGTACAACGCACCCCACGGTGGAACGTCCGGCGATGATCGTGTTCGCCGGCGACCACGGCATTGCGCAGGAAGGCGTGAGCCCTTATCCGCAAGCGGTGACCGCGCAAATGGCCGCTAACTTTCTCGCGGGCGGCGCGGCGATCAATGCCTTGAGCCGCGTGTCGGGTGTCGAACTCGAAGTGGTCAACTCAGGCATTGCAACGCCGCTGCCGTCGACCGAGGGTCTCATCGACATTCCAGTTGCGGCCGGCACGCGCAACTTCGCGCACGAACCCGCGATGACGCATGAACAGGCGCTTGCCGCGATGCAGGCGGGTGCCGCTCGTGTGCGGTATCACGCGTCGCTCGGCACCAACGTGATTGGCTTCGGCGAAATGGGCATTGCGAATACGTCGTCGGCCGCGTGTCTGATGAGCCGCCTGTGCGGCGTGCCGATCGACGAATGCGTTGGACGTGGTACGGGTCTCGACAACGCGGGTCTCGCGAAAAAGCGCAACGTACTCGCGTCGGCGCTCGCGCATCACGCTGTTTCCAACGATCCGCTCGCGGTGCTCGCCACTTTCGGTGGCTTCGAAATCGCCATGATGACGGGCGCGTATCTCGCCGCCGCGCAGGCCCGTATGACGATCCTTGTCGACGGTTTCATCGCGACCGCGGCATTGCTGGTGGCCGATGCATTCGCACCGAACGTGCGCGAGTATTGTGTGTTCGCGCATGCGTCGAACGAGGCGGGGCATCGGCGCATGCTCGATCACTTCGGCGCGCTGCCCTTGCTTTCGCTCGATATGCGTCTCGGCGAAGGCACGGGCGCGGCGCTCGCCGTGCCGCTGCTGCGCGCGGCGGTGGCGTTCGTCAACGAAATGGCGAGCTTCGAATCGGCCGGCGTCGCGAATCGCGATGCTTGA